In one Streptomyces sp. T12 genomic region, the following are encoded:
- a CDS encoding glycerophosphoryl diester phosphodiesterase membrane domain-containing protein encodes MKDTPGWASPGSAPSDGQEPGTSGPAEPADRPDPAQEPGPDPQGTGPKWSKEQPPPSQWSAPTAPQAPGQTPPPPPPGPGWGARPPAGPGGYGGHGDGHQGYGAPGGYGAWGGGWGGPPPAAKPGVIPLRPLGVGEILDGAVSTMRTYWRTVLGISLTVAIVTEILVILVQGLVLNDRLSTEALNDPNATLSELTRATGDALISSSVIFLISVIGAIAATALLTTITSRAVLGKSVTTGEAWRDARPQVLRLFGLLFLLLLMTFGLVLAGAVPGILVAAAGSGDAGGALALLGIFGAGIVALWLWFRFSLASPALMLEKQGIVKALSRSAKLVRGSWWRVFGIQLLATLIANIVAAIVVIPFTFLAGALSGDGATTFLNGTTEFGWTFLIISGVGSVIGSMITFPITAGVTVLLYIDQRIRREALDLELARAAGVQGYGTDTTGS; translated from the coding sequence ATGAAAGACACTCCGGGCTGGGCCTCGCCCGGATCCGCCCCGTCCGACGGGCAGGAACCCGGCACGTCCGGCCCGGCCGAGCCCGCAGACCGTCCCGACCCCGCGCAGGAGCCGGGACCGGACCCACAGGGCACCGGCCCGAAGTGGTCCAAGGAGCAGCCCCCACCCAGCCAGTGGTCCGCCCCGACGGCACCCCAGGCTCCGGGCCAGACCCCGCCACCCCCACCGCCCGGCCCGGGCTGGGGCGCCCGCCCTCCGGCCGGCCCCGGCGGATACGGCGGACATGGCGACGGCCACCAGGGCTACGGCGCCCCGGGCGGATACGGCGCTTGGGGAGGCGGCTGGGGCGGCCCTCCGCCCGCGGCCAAGCCCGGCGTGATCCCGCTGCGTCCCCTCGGCGTCGGCGAGATCCTCGACGGCGCGGTCTCCACCATGCGCACCTACTGGCGGACGGTCCTGGGCATCTCCCTGACCGTCGCGATCGTGACGGAGATCCTCGTCATCCTCGTCCAGGGCCTCGTCCTGAACGACCGCCTCAGCACCGAGGCCCTCAACGATCCGAACGCCACCCTCAGCGAACTGACCCGCGCCACGGGCGACGCCCTGATCAGCTCCAGCGTGATCTTCCTGATCTCGGTGATCGGTGCGATCGCCGCGACCGCCCTGCTGACGACGATCACCAGCCGCGCAGTGCTCGGCAAGTCGGTGACCACCGGCGAGGCCTGGCGCGACGCCCGACCTCAGGTACTACGCCTCTTCGGCCTGCTCTTCCTGCTGCTGCTCATGACCTTCGGCCTGGTGCTCGCGGGCGCCGTGCCCGGCATCCTCGTGGCCGCCGCGGGCTCCGGTGACGCGGGCGGGGCACTGGCCCTCCTGGGCATCTTCGGCGCTGGCATCGTCGCACTGTGGCTGTGGTTCCGCTTCTCCCTCGCCTCGCCCGCGCTGATGCTGGAGAAGCAGGGCATCGTGAAGGCGCTGAGCCGCTCCGCGAAGCTGGTGCGGGGTTCCTGGTGGCGCGTCTTCGGCATCCAGTTGCTCGCCACGCTGATCGCGAACATCGTCGCGGCGATCGTCGTCATCCCCTTCACCTTCCTCGCCGGCGCGCTCAGCGGCGACGGCGCCACCACCTTCCTCAATGGCACCACCGAGTTCGGCTGGACATTCCTCATCATCAGCGGTGTCGGTTCGGTGATCGGCTCCATGATCACCTTCCCGATCACGGCCGGCGTCACCGTCCTGCTCTACATCGACCAGCGCATTCGCCGCGAGGCCCTCGACCTCGAACTGGCCCGAGCCGCCGGCGTCCAGGGCTACGGCACCGACACCACGGGGAGCTGA
- a CDS encoding DUF4129 domain-containing protein, with protein sequence MSLAGGVLTTSSALPDVAVRALLRTGDTSVLSLSARSDDEPPLMIPRDPAREAARRELSKHMYHENEPSWFQRALDTFWDWVEDLFSSASTVAPGGPLGLVVVILVVLAVLGALWWRLGTPRRQPTSSAALFDDRPRSAAEHRAAAEAHAAQGHWNQAVQERMRAIVRSLEERALLDVRPGRTADEAAAEAGRSLPSRTDRLRAAARDFDDVTYGGRTATQQAYQRIAELDRDLESTKPQLASSAPSTAHNARPGAAE encoded by the coding sequence GTGAGCCTGGCGGGGGGAGTTCTCACAACGTCGTCAGCACTGCCGGACGTGGCCGTACGCGCATTGCTGCGCACCGGCGACACGTCCGTGCTGTCGCTGTCGGCACGCTCCGACGACGAGCCACCGCTGATGATCCCGCGTGATCCCGCGCGGGAAGCGGCCCGGCGCGAGCTGTCGAAGCACATGTACCACGAGAACGAACCCAGTTGGTTCCAGCGCGCCCTGGACACCTTCTGGGACTGGGTCGAGGACTTGTTCAGCAGCGCCTCGACCGTGGCACCCGGGGGGCCGCTCGGCCTGGTCGTCGTCATCCTGGTCGTCCTCGCGGTCCTCGGCGCCCTGTGGTGGCGCCTCGGCACCCCGCGCCGCCAACCCACCTCTTCCGCCGCTCTGTTCGACGACCGCCCCCGCAGCGCCGCCGAACACCGAGCCGCCGCCGAAGCGCACGCCGCCCAGGGCCACTGGAACCAGGCCGTCCAGGAACGCATGCGCGCCATCGTCCGCTCCCTCGAGGAACGCGCACTCCTCGACGTCCGACCGGGCCGCACCGCGGACGAGGCCGCCGCCGAAGCAGGCCGCTCGCTGCCGTCCCGCACGGACCGACTGCGCGCCGCCGCCCGGGACTTCGACGACGTGACATACGGCGGACGGACCGCGACCCAGCAGGCGTACCAGCGCATCGCAGAACTCGACCGCGACCTGGAGAGCACCAAGCCACAGCTCGCGAGCAGCGCCCCCAGCACGGCCCACAACGCCCGCCCGGGAGCCGCCGAATGA